A part of Liolophura sinensis isolate JHLJ2023 chromosome 1, CUHK_Ljap_v2, whole genome shotgun sequence genomic DNA contains:
- the LOC135466655 gene encoding temptin-like: MKDLVAAALLFISLAYVDGFSQYATLIPNGNQVPNPCAGGGIWSAVGHSTLAGGGPRNAFGTAFRVNNYIWNTVLCRADSDGDGISNGAELGDALCRWTPGSNRRLGRPTGHPGICEPLNSRRCRNQVAPCVQ; encoded by the exons ATGAAGGATCTTGTTGCAGCAGCGCTGTTATTCATCAGCCTTGCGTATGTTGATGGCTTTTCTCAGTACGCTACGCTCATCCCGAATGGAAACCAAGTGCCCAATCCATGCGCTGGTGGAGGAATCTGGTCAGCGGTGGGACACAGTACTCTTGCAGGAGGCGGGCCTAGGAACGCATTCGGCACG gcattTAGAGTGAACAATTACATCTGGAACACAGTTCTCTGCCGGGCGGACTCGGATGGAGATGGCATTTCTAATGGTGCCGAACTGGGCGACGCTCTCTGCCGCTGGACCCCCGGGTCAAACCGTCGCCTGGGCAGACCCACAGGTCATCCAG GTATTTGTGAACCTCTGAATTCTCGCAGGTGCAGGAACCAAGTAGCCCCTTGTGTTCAGTGA